In Bacillus sp. KH172YL63, one genomic interval encodes:
- a CDS encoding alanine/glycine:cation symporter family protein, which translates to MDTFFDIIGDISAWLWGPPLIIVLGATGLYLTFLLKFIQFRYPLYIFKQTVGSVFKKPKGEGTVTPLQALTSALSSTIGAANIVGVPAAIMFGGPGAVFWMWVIALIGMALKFSESVLAVRYREKNEKGEFVGGPMYYMTKGLNMRWLGVWFAFALMIELIPSVMVQGNAVASTVEETFHVNSLITGIVVALIVVLIVFGGIKRIGKVTEIFVPFMALIYVGGALVILFMNMDAVPEFFRLIFSNAFQPMSAMGGFAGVAVAETIRWGFARGLYSNEAGLGTAPIAHAAAQTDHPVRQGLWAIIGIVIDTIIVCTATAFVVLSSGVWTAENALDDPSALTTEAFSSYFGEFGGILVTVSLIFFVLSTIIVIVFYGAKQAEFLFGWKAAQGIKLVYTIAIVLGSVGAAKVIWQFLDLALAAILIPNIIAVLLLSKEVKRLTDEFFTSEHYYLKDTGKVKEKKIS; encoded by the coding sequence TTGGATACGTTTTTTGACATCATAGGAGATATTTCTGCATGGTTATGGGGTCCGCCATTGATCATCGTATTGGGTGCGACGGGGTTATATCTGACATTTCTGCTGAAGTTCATTCAGTTCCGGTACCCGCTTTATATTTTTAAACAAACGGTGGGGAGCGTGTTTAAAAAACCAAAGGGTGAAGGAACGGTGACTCCGCTTCAGGCACTGACATCTGCCCTGTCGTCAACGATCGGAGCGGCGAATATCGTAGGTGTGCCGGCGGCGATCATGTTCGGCGGGCCGGGCGCTGTTTTCTGGATGTGGGTGATCGCCCTCATCGGGATGGCCCTCAAATTTTCGGAAAGTGTCCTGGCCGTTCGGTACAGGGAGAAAAATGAAAAAGGTGAATTTGTAGGCGGTCCGATGTACTACATGACAAAAGGATTGAACATGAGATGGCTCGGTGTCTGGTTTGCCTTTGCCCTGATGATCGAATTGATCCCGAGCGTCATGGTCCAGGGGAATGCTGTGGCATCCACAGTGGAGGAAACTTTTCATGTAAACAGTTTGATCACAGGCATCGTGGTCGCCCTCATTGTGGTCCTGATCGTATTCGGAGGAATCAAACGCATCGGTAAAGTGACCGAGATCTTTGTTCCGTTCATGGCATTGATCTATGTAGGAGGAGCCTTGGTCATCCTGTTCATGAATATGGATGCGGTACCTGAATTCTTCCGCTTGATCTTCTCCAACGCCTTTCAGCCGATGTCGGCAATGGGTGGATTCGCCGGGGTGGCGGTAGCCGAGACGATCCGTTGGGGATTCGCGCGCGGGCTGTACTCCAATGAGGCAGGTCTCGGGACAGCTCCGATTGCCCATGCTGCTGCCCAAACCGATCATCCGGTGAGACAGGGGTTGTGGGCAATCATAGGGATCGTGATCGATACAATCATTGTCTGTACGGCTACGGCGTTCGTTGTATTGTCATCAGGTGTGTGGACCGCTGAAAATGCCCTCGATGATCCGTCAGCCCTTACGACAGAGGCATTCAGCAGTTACTTTGGAGAATTTGGCGGCATTCTGGTGACGGTTTCCCTCATCTTCTTCGTCCTGTCGACGATTATTGTCATCGTCTTTTACGGTGCAAAGCAGGCAGAATTCCTATTCGGCTGGAAAGCAGCCCAGGGCATCAAACTGGTGTATACGATTGCCATCGTACTCGGCTCTGTTGGAGCGGCGAAAGTCATCTGGCAATTCCTTGACCTGGCATTGGCGGCAATCCTGATACCGAATATTATCGCGGTCCTGCTATTGAGCAAAGAGGTCAAGCGACTGACCGATGAATTCTTTACATCCGAACACTATTACCTGAAAGATACCGGTAAGGTAAAAGAGAAAAAGATATCATAA
- a CDS encoding carbohydrate kinase: protein MNEKEKLLLTYIEENPFMTQQELSERSGISRSAVAGYISSLVKQGKLLGRAYVLPKKNGITCIGGANIDRKMQLDGDLIPGTSNPAKTDQTSGGVARNIAENLGRLGRESSLITVVGEDTEGSWLLGQTKSFADISGSHRVLNESTGTYSAILDEHGEMMFALADMNIYESVDIGFIEKRWGLISSSEMVLLDTNFPEHVLKYIIRRCHSEGLPLTIIPVSEPKVKKLPLSLEGVTWFICNKGEAEVYLDMKIETEGDYFKAAKALTLKGVERAVITRGDQGLIYYTAHKEARAVLPPKVDVEDVTGAGDALVAGILFGYLKGSDTDGACRIGVVCSSITLQSKYTVAPTLNKSKLQKEFSLYY from the coding sequence TTGAATGAAAAAGAAAAGCTTTTACTGACGTACATCGAAGAAAATCCGTTTATGACACAGCAGGAACTTTCAGAGAGAAGTGGCATATCAAGATCAGCAGTGGCGGGGTATATCTCGAGCCTTGTAAAGCAAGGAAAGTTGTTGGGCCGTGCCTATGTGCTCCCGAAGAAAAATGGAATTACGTGCATAGGGGGCGCGAATATCGACCGGAAGATGCAGTTGGATGGTGACTTGATCCCAGGGACGTCAAACCCTGCGAAGACCGATCAAACGAGTGGAGGGGTGGCGAGGAATATCGCAGAGAACCTTGGCCGGCTTGGGAGAGAGTCCAGTTTGATCACTGTAGTGGGAGAAGACACAGAGGGCAGCTGGTTATTGGGGCAAACAAAGTCATTCGCGGATATTTCCGGATCCCATAGAGTATTGAATGAATCTACGGGCACATATTCGGCGATTCTCGATGAACATGGAGAAATGATGTTTGCACTGGCTGATATGAATATTTATGAAAGCGTTGACATCGGTTTTATTGAAAAGCGATGGGGGTTGATTTCATCATCTGAAATGGTGCTGCTGGATACCAATTTTCCAGAGCATGTCCTGAAGTACATCATCCGCAGATGTCACTCGGAAGGACTTCCGCTGACAATCATCCCGGTTTCAGAACCAAAGGTAAAGAAGCTCCCTCTTTCATTGGAAGGTGTCACCTGGTTCATCTGTAATAAAGGGGAAGCGGAAGTATACTTAGATATGAAGATTGAAACGGAGGGTGACTATTTTAAGGCAGCGAAAGCACTTACCTTAAAAGGGGTTGAACGGGCAGTCATCACCAGGGGCGATCAAGGGCTGATTTATTATACGGCACATAAAGAAGCAAGGGCCGTCCTTCCTCCGAAAGTGGATGTAGAGGATGTGACCGGGGCAGGTGATGCCCTTGTGGCAGGGATCCTTTTCGGTTATTTGAAGGGTTCTGATACAGATGGTGCCTGCCGGATTGGCGTGGTGTGTTCATCCATCACCCTTCAATCAAAATATACAGTCGCACCGACATTGAATAAAAGTAAGCTTCAAAAAGAATTCAGTCTTTATTATTAA
- a CDS encoding pseudouridine-5'-phosphate glycosidase, whose product MMSYIEYSEEVKEAKRTGKAIVALESTIISHGMPYPQNVKTAREVEDIIRAKGAVPATIAILNGKIKIGLSHEELEYLGQASGVIKASRRDLPYILASKKDGATTVAATMICAELADIPVFVTGGIGGVHRNAEVTMDISADLEELALSNVAVVCAGAKSILDIGLTLEYLETKGVPVLGYKTDSLPAFYTRNSAYDVNYRVNTSLETAEMLKAKWDLGLKGGVVIANPIPEKDALDEKEMDEIIELALKDAEEQGVTGKETTPFLLGKVKELTAGKSLTANIALVKHNAEIGAEIALQYAGLSKVEAL is encoded by the coding sequence ATGATGTCATATATAGAGTATTCAGAGGAAGTCAAAGAAGCGAAAAGAACGGGAAAGGCCATCGTTGCATTGGAGTCAACGATCATATCTCACGGAATGCCTTATCCCCAGAACGTGAAGACCGCCCGGGAAGTGGAAGATATCATTCGGGCAAAGGGGGCAGTACCGGCAACGATTGCCATTTTAAACGGAAAGATCAAGATTGGGTTATCGCACGAGGAACTTGAGTATCTCGGGCAGGCTTCAGGAGTCATCAAAGCAAGCCGCAGGGACCTTCCGTATATCCTCGCTTCCAAAAAGGACGGCGCGACAACGGTTGCTGCCACGATGATTTGTGCTGAGCTTGCAGACATCCCTGTGTTTGTGACCGGTGGGATTGGAGGAGTACACCGAAATGCAGAAGTGACAATGGACATCTCTGCAGACCTGGAGGAATTGGCCCTGTCGAATGTAGCGGTCGTGTGTGCAGGGGCGAAATCGATTTTGGACATCGGCTTGACTCTTGAATACCTTGAGACGAAAGGGGTGCCGGTGCTCGGTTATAAGACCGATTCCCTGCCTGCTTTCTATACAAGGAACAGCGCATATGACGTCAATTATAGAGTGAACACAAGCTTGGAAACAGCAGAAATGTTAAAAGCAAAATGGGATCTTGGTTTAAAGGGCGGAGTCGTGATTGCAAATCCAATTCCTGAAAAAGATGCCTTGGATGAAAAAGAAATGGACGAGATCATTGAGCTCGCCTTGAAAGATGCGGAGGAACAGGGAGTCACAGGAAAGGAAACAACGCCTTTTCTGCTTGGGAAAGTAAAAGAATTAACCGCTGGAAAAAGTCTTACCGCCAATATCGCACTTGTGAAGCATAATGCAGAAATCGGGGCGGAAATCGCGCTTCAATATGCCGGACTTAGTAAGGTAGAGGCTTTATAA